One Thermofilum pendens Hrk 5 DNA segment encodes these proteins:
- a CDS encoding DNA topoisomerase IV subunit A yields MSSQSPKGKVAAPSDSEVLAKLESLAKKLVEQMESGVPPYLVIPVRTMANTIWDRKRKLLVLGPKTARREFFDIGESKRFMQTVLMLSLIVQARREGDYPTIRELYYRGKRTIKYTDERGNKASEETWDDQRESNAVIQDIEVATGLLREHMGVTHDAKGRIVGNMIIRSKGDEIDLSKMGSGAWGIPSFVDKIEILRVEADYVLVVEKGAVFEKLNEEEFWKKNNCILVTGKGQPDRSTRRMVRRLWEEFGLPVYILTDGDSYGFYIYSVYRSGSISLSYESERLATPEARFLGVSPSDIERYELQGFTIKATERDLKRAKELMNYPWFKESKRWMEELELFLEKKEKVEIEAFAKHGLKYLSSEYIPKKIKNKQWII; encoded by the coding sequence ATGTCGTCTCAGAGTCCTAAAGGAAAGGTGGCGGCGCCCTCCGACTCCGAGGTTCTTGCGAAGCTTGAGTCGCTGGCGAAGAAACTAGTGGAGCAGATGGAATCAGGAGTGCCACCTTACCTTGTCATTCCAGTGAGAACCATGGCGAACACGATCTGGGATCGGAAACGTAAACTGCTAGTCCTAGGGCCCAAGACTGCCAGGAGAGAGTTTTTCGACATAGGAGAATCCAAGCGGTTTATGCAGACAGTACTCATGCTTTCACTCATCGTTCAGGCTCGGCGGGAGGGCGATTACCCGACCATAAGGGAACTCTACTATAGGGGTAAGCGCACAATCAAGTATACGGACGAGCGCGGCAATAAGGCCAGCGAGGAGACCTGGGATGACCAGAGAGAATCCAACGCCGTGATACAAGACATAGAGGTCGCCACAGGGCTACTAAGAGAGCACATGGGTGTCACGCACGACGCTAAGGGGAGGATAGTTGGAAACATGATTATACGCTCGAAGGGCGACGAGATAGATTTATCAAAGATGGGTAGCGGTGCCTGGGGGATTCCGAGCTTCGTCGATAAAATTGAAATACTTAGGGTTGAAGCCGACTACGTGCTAGTTGTGGAGAAAGGAGCTGTTTTCGAGAAGCTAAACGAGGAGGAGTTCTGGAAGAAGAACAACTGTATCCTGGTAACGGGCAAGGGGCAACCAGACAGGAGTACGAGAAGGATGGTTAGGAGGCTATGGGAGGAGTTCGGCCTTCCGGTATACATCTTGACCGACGGAGATAGCTATGGCTTTTACATTTACAGCGTCTACAGAAGCGGCTCAATCTCGCTGAGCTACGAAAGCGAGAGGCTAGCTACTCCCGAGGCGAGGTTCCTGGGAGTCTCGCCTTCTGACATAGAACGCTACGAACTACAGGGATTCACTATAAAAGCCACGGAGAGGGATCTTAAACGCGCGAAAGAGCTGATGAATTACCCGTGGTTTAAGGAGTCTAAGCGCTGGATGGAAGAACTGGAACTCTTCTTAGAGAAGAAGGAAAAGGTCGAAATAGAAGCTTTCGCTAAGCACGGCCTTAAATACCTCAGCTCAGAGTATATACCTAAAAAGATAAAGAATAAGCAGTGGATAATCTAA
- a CDS encoding zinc finger domain-containing protein gives MSRVMLLPKCTSCGRPIAPYEKAVSFRCPNCGEAVIWRCSKCRKQGNKYVCPKCGFEGP, from the coding sequence ATGTCGAGAGTAATGCTCCTGCCTAAGTGCACGTCGTGCGGGAGGCCTATAGCTCCGTACGAGAAAGCTGTAAGCTTCCGATGCCCAAACTGCGGCGAGGCCGTCATCTGGCGGTGCTCGAAGTGCCGCAAGCAAGGCAACAAGTATGTGTGCCCTAAGTGTGGCTTCGAAGGACCATAA
- a CDS encoding endonuclease Q family protein, translating into MAYVPKTLVLGRCVRCGKKIYKGDEYYYCQGCGVSYCPICAKKTQGKCQICGKPLVKKP; encoded by the coding sequence TTGGCGTACGTACCTAAGACCCTGGTCCTGGGAAGGTGCGTGAGGTGCGGCAAGAAGATATACAAGGGAGACGAGTACTACTACTGCCAAGGTTGCGGCGTGAGCTACTGTCCTATATGTGCCAAGAAGACTCAGGGTAAGTGCCAGATCTGCGGGAAGCCACTCGTCAAGAAGCCGTAG
- a CDS encoding TGS domain-containing protein — MPANLPAEAKSKWKRVMEARTPEEKLAALQEFLSAVPKHKGTERLRMQVTRQIAALRREIEERRKRRAGGGEQFFVEKEGDVQVVLIGSLGSGKTSLFRCLTGVSKPSQDRPVPGMVSWLGVYFQLVDTPGFLGFTDPGRLMALARNADALIVTLDSTANAEEQLAGMLRLLEENRISVKRPKAIVEIERRASGGVTVVGDLEGATVQDVVALLREYNVYHAVVRIQGRATLDDVEDAIFGSYVYRPTVAVLTKVDLAPNDHVKALKERLSNYGVPVYEFSAQRCRELRFDEIATYIFRELDLIRVYTRNPKTGNVEKRPVVVKRGAKVADVAKIIHSYLYENFRYAKVWRESFPFSPQRVGKDFVLEDGDIVEIVA; from the coding sequence ATGCCTGCGAATCTCCCGGCCGAGGCTAAAAGCAAGTGGAAAAGAGTTATGGAGGCGAGGACACCAGAGGAAAAGCTTGCAGCCCTCCAGGAATTCCTGTCAGCAGTTCCGAAGCACAAGGGGACGGAGAGACTTCGAATGCAGGTGACGAGACAGATAGCAGCCCTTCGCAGGGAGATAGAGGAGAGGAGGAAGCGCAGGGCTGGTGGCGGCGAACAGTTCTTCGTTGAAAAAGAGGGGGACGTGCAGGTGGTGCTAATCGGTAGCCTCGGCTCAGGGAAAACCTCCCTATTTAGATGCCTGACTGGTGTTAGCAAGCCGTCACAGGATCGCCCAGTCCCCGGGATGGTCTCCTGGCTCGGAGTGTATTTCCAGCTCGTCGATACGCCCGGGTTTCTGGGCTTCACCGACCCTGGCAGGCTGATGGCTTTGGCTAGGAACGCAGACGCCCTTATAGTAACTCTAGATTCAACCGCGAATGCTGAGGAGCAGTTAGCCGGGATGCTACGGTTACTCGAAGAAAACAGGATATCCGTGAAGAGGCCGAAAGCGATAGTAGAGATCGAGCGAAGAGCATCCGGAGGGGTTACTGTCGTGGGAGACCTGGAGGGCGCCACTGTCCAGGATGTTGTGGCGCTTTTAAGAGAGTACAACGTTTACCACGCAGTCGTCCGGATTCAGGGTAGGGCTACGCTCGACGACGTGGAAGACGCTATCTTCGGCTCCTATGTCTACAGGCCCACAGTCGCCGTTCTAACGAAGGTAGACTTGGCACCCAATGACCACGTGAAAGCGTTGAAGGAAAGGTTGAGCAACTACGGCGTACCAGTCTACGAGTTCTCGGCGCAGAGGTGCAGAGAGCTCAGGTTCGACGAGATAGCTACGTACATCTTTCGGGAGCTCGACCTCATACGCGTCTACACGAGAAATCCGAAGACGGGGAACGTCGAGAAAAGACCCGTCGTGGTGAAGCGCGGCGCGAAGGTGGCAGACGTGGCGAAGATCATTCACTCTTACCTCTATGAAAACTTCAGGTACGCCAAGGTATGGCGGGAAAGCTTTCCCTTCAGCCCGCAGAGAGTTGGAAAAGACTTCGTACTAGAAGACGGCGACATAGTCGAGATAGTCGCCTAG
- a CDS encoding Lrp/AsnC ligand binding domain-containing protein produces MVKGYILINTRPGKEYDVANQLKTFPFVNDVDITYGLWDIIIKIQAPSLAELDKIISMVRGLKDVEQTVTLVAHE; encoded by the coding sequence ATGGTAAAAGGCTACATACTGATTAACACGCGTCCAGGAAAAGAGTACGATGTGGCAAACCAGCTAAAAACATTCCCGTTCGTAAACGACGTAGACATTACCTACGGGCTCTGGGACATTATCATCAAAATTCAAGCACCTTCGCTTGCAGAGCTCGACAAAATAATCTCCATGGTTCGAGGATTAAAAGACGTTGAGCAAACGGTAACTTTAGTAGCGCACGAATAG
- a CDS encoding elongation factor 1-beta → MSKVAVLLRVLPDDAETKPEELYKKIAAALPEKYQVAQYQAEPIAFGLEALRMVILMPEETEGGTEELETIIQSVQGVSQVDVLNVTRFSG, encoded by the coding sequence ATGAGTAAAGTAGCAGTATTGTTGCGAGTGTTGCCAGACGATGCTGAGACAAAGCCTGAAGAACTGTACAAAAAGATAGCTGCCGCGCTACCGGAGAAGTACCAGGTAGCTCAGTACCAAGCTGAGCCCATAGCCTTTGGGCTCGAAGCTCTGAGAATGGTAATCCTGATGCCTGAGGAAACGGAGGGGGGTACAGAGGAACTGGAAACCATAATACAGTCCGTTCAGGGCGTGAGCCAGGTCGACGTACTGAACGTGACGAGGTTCAGCGGGTAA
- a CDS encoding DNA topoisomerase VI subunit B produces MSEKFRGLSPAEFFHRNREIAGFSNPARALYQAVRELVENSLDATETHGILPFIDVEIRLHEERPEWVVLRVADNGIGIPLSEVPNVFGRVFYGSKYVVRQTRGVFGLGVKMAVLYAQMTTARPIYVKSSPINSRYVGEYLLYIDISRNIPHVQKMRIKKKTKNWHGTIVKLTLEGSWVQAKKRIEDYIRRTALISPYATIRYRSPDGELIFKRVSRELPQPPEIGKYHPRGVDVEVLKELIRATNNASEVTLLEFLVKHFEGVGEKKATEFLQWSGFSPDTKLTELKLADLEVLASKMKTFPGWRRPRPLTLSPLGADLLKKGVKSILKPEFVAAVTRPPSSYSGHAFIVEAAIAYGGEIPPQDTVMLLRFANKMPLLYDEGVDVSRKIIDSIDWSIYKVKLPAPVAVVTHVCSTKIPFKGVGKEAIADVPEVEHELEIAIRDVARRLRAYLSRMEKLYEVKRKEVTIRKYMGEVSSALAYIVNRDPEEINALIEELLKKELAKKEVRPDVVSES; encoded by the coding sequence ATGAGCGAGAAGTTCCGAGGCCTCAGTCCAGCGGAATTTTTCCATCGAAACCGCGAGATAGCGGGGTTCTCGAATCCCGCCAGGGCGCTTTACCAAGCTGTAAGAGAGCTCGTCGAAAACTCTCTTGACGCGACTGAGACTCATGGGATTCTACCGTTTATAGACGTCGAGATAAGGTTGCACGAGGAGAGGCCTGAGTGGGTTGTTTTAAGAGTCGCGGACAACGGTATCGGTATACCTCTAAGCGAAGTGCCAAATGTGTTCGGCAGAGTGTTCTACGGGTCTAAGTACGTTGTTCGTCAGACGCGCGGTGTATTCGGGTTAGGAGTGAAGATGGCAGTGCTCTACGCGCAGATGACGACGGCTAGACCTATCTATGTTAAGAGTTCTCCTATAAACTCGCGGTACGTCGGGGAGTACCTACTCTACATAGACATTAGCAGGAACATTCCTCATGTGCAGAAAATGCGTATAAAGAAGAAGACGAAGAACTGGCACGGCACCATAGTTAAGCTAACGCTGGAAGGGTCTTGGGTTCAGGCAAAGAAGAGAATAGAGGACTACATTAGGCGTACCGCGCTTATCTCGCCTTACGCCACCATTAGGTACAGGTCTCCAGACGGCGAGCTGATTTTCAAAAGGGTTTCAAGGGAGCTCCCCCAGCCTCCCGAGATCGGAAAGTATCATCCTCGGGGCGTTGACGTAGAGGTATTGAAGGAACTCATAAGGGCTACTAACAATGCGTCTGAAGTTACGCTTCTAGAGTTTCTAGTAAAGCACTTCGAGGGCGTCGGGGAGAAGAAGGCTACGGAGTTCCTCCAGTGGAGCGGCTTCTCGCCGGATACCAAGCTGACCGAGCTGAAGCTGGCGGACCTCGAAGTCCTCGCGTCGAAGATGAAGACTTTCCCTGGTTGGCGCCGCCCACGCCCGCTGACACTCTCGCCGCTAGGCGCGGATCTACTGAAGAAGGGCGTTAAGAGCATCCTGAAACCAGAGTTCGTAGCCGCGGTGACGCGCCCCCCCTCCTCGTACAGTGGCCACGCCTTTATAGTTGAGGCTGCGATAGCCTATGGCGGCGAGATTCCTCCCCAAGATACTGTTATGCTACTCCGCTTTGCGAATAAGATGCCTCTTCTCTACGACGAGGGTGTAGACGTGTCCAGGAAGATCATTGACAGCATAGACTGGAGTATCTACAAGGTGAAGCTACCTGCTCCCGTTGCCGTTGTGACGCATGTGTGTTCTACGAAAATACCCTTCAAGGGTGTTGGGAAAGAGGCTATAGCCGATGTTCCGGAGGTTGAGCACGAGCTGGAGATAGCTATTAGGGACGTAGCAAGAAGGCTTAGGGCGTACTTGTCTAGGATGGAGAAGCTCTACGAGGTGAAGAGAAAGGAGGTAACAATCAGGAAGTACATGGGGGAAGTTTCAAGCGCGCTAGCGTACATAGTCAACAGGGATCCCGAGGAGATTAACGCTTTAATCGAAGAGCTACTTAAGAAAGAACTAGCGAAGAAAGAGGTGAGGCCGGATGTCGTCTCAGAGTCCTAA
- a CDS encoding phosphoadenosine phosphosulfate reductase family protein has product MSSFEVLKRSQVHVWWDLKENLPRLTASNSEPCFRVRLSPPGDARPLVGHYYKFVFRVIETYFGGDPPFPRRKIALVNKVPYPDLAEEVVIDGQVAGHLLYDLRSERWRFKPLYAGAEEALRNRKGYYAIVDLPRLSRGYVVKKDSVVEANLPEGDEYVTIGTKSGDFYGVGAMLRNRRIYVLKAWRARPRAWLSRDPDWSTAVLRNREYLLAKEAEAVSFIREVAEKYRLPVFVSLSGGKDSLVTLHLAVKALGNEKVKALFNNTGLEFEETVEYARRIADYYGVELIEADAGDNFWRALPVMGPPARDYRWCCKVTKFSTISRAVKKFFPEGALSLVGQRKYESSARALSPRIWRNYWLPGVVAASPVHDWSAMDIWLYIFMERLPVNKLYYYGFDRLGCWLCPASEMGELDLLRIVKPGLYDKWKSYLESYAQMNGLGEEWVKFGLWRWVRPPKDIQRICVSQVQARRGARYDRHASGNTVEYRLHNPSVRIIEEKVRNLWHTLNKPLEIESVQVTGNAVALRFKREATASELELVDRVLIRSYFCVECLECSNWCPTKSISIDSENGGIKVNESTCIHCGTCNYKCPVVEYTFKHLEMLKPQPQTRTTAS; this is encoded by the coding sequence ATGTCGAGTTTCGAGGTGCTTAAACGCTCCCAGGTTCATGTATGGTGGGATTTAAAAGAGAACCTCCCACGGCTTACCGCTTCGAATAGTGAGCCGTGCTTCAGAGTCCGCCTCTCTCCTCCAGGCGACGCAAGGCCCCTCGTCGGCCACTATTACAAGTTTGTCTTCAGGGTCATCGAGACATACTTCGGTGGAGACCCTCCCTTTCCCAGGCGTAAGATAGCCCTGGTGAACAAGGTCCCGTATCCCGACCTCGCGGAAGAAGTAGTTATCGACGGTCAGGTAGCCGGGCATCTACTCTACGACCTGAGGTCGGAGCGATGGCGGTTCAAGCCGCTGTATGCTGGCGCTGAGGAAGCCCTGAGGAATAGGAAAGGGTACTACGCTATTGTAGATTTGCCAAGGTTGTCGAGAGGCTACGTTGTGAAGAAGGACTCGGTAGTAGAGGCTAACCTTCCTGAGGGGGACGAGTACGTAACCATAGGCACGAAGAGCGGGGACTTCTACGGCGTAGGAGCTATGCTCAGGAACAGAAGGATCTACGTGCTGAAGGCCTGGAGGGCGAGGCCCAGGGCGTGGCTCTCTAGAGACCCTGACTGGAGTACCGCGGTGCTACGCAACAGGGAATACCTGCTCGCAAAGGAGGCTGAAGCCGTAAGCTTCATCAGAGAGGTTGCCGAGAAGTACCGGCTACCCGTCTTCGTATCTCTCTCGGGAGGCAAAGACAGCCTCGTAACTCTCCACCTCGCAGTCAAGGCCCTTGGAAACGAGAAGGTGAAAGCCCTCTTCAATAACACGGGCCTCGAGTTCGAGGAGACGGTAGAGTACGCTAGGAGAATCGCGGACTACTACGGCGTTGAACTCATAGAGGCGGATGCCGGCGACAACTTTTGGAGAGCACTCCCAGTCATGGGGCCCCCTGCGAGAGACTACAGGTGGTGCTGCAAGGTGACTAAGTTCTCGACGATCTCTAGGGCCGTGAAGAAATTCTTCCCAGAGGGAGCCCTGAGCCTCGTAGGGCAGAGAAAGTACGAGTCGAGCGCTAGGGCCCTCTCTCCAAGAATCTGGCGGAACTACTGGCTTCCAGGCGTGGTGGCGGCAAGCCCGGTGCACGATTGGAGCGCGATGGATATTTGGCTGTACATCTTCATGGAGAGGTTGCCGGTGAACAAACTCTACTACTACGGATTCGACAGGCTCGGCTGCTGGCTCTGCCCGGCAAGCGAGATGGGAGAACTCGACCTTTTAAGGATTGTTAAGCCTGGTCTCTATGATAAGTGGAAGTCCTACCTGGAGAGCTACGCCCAGATGAACGGTCTAGGCGAGGAATGGGTTAAATTTGGACTCTGGAGGTGGGTTAGACCCCCGAAGGATATACAGAGGATCTGTGTCTCCCAGGTCCAGGCGAGGAGAGGAGCGCGCTACGACAGACACGCATCAGGCAATACCGTAGAGTACAGGCTTCATAACCCCTCGGTGCGCATTATCGAGGAGAAAGTTCGAAACCTTTGGCACACCCTTAACAAACCGCTCGAAATAGAAAGCGTACAGGTAACAGGAAATGCCGTAGCGCTGAGATTTAAGCGTGAAGCTACGGCTAGCGAGCTAGAACTTGTCGACAGGGTTTTGATAAGGTCGTATTTCTGCGTAGAATGTTTAGAGTGCTCCAACTGGTGCCCCACGAAGTCTATAAGCATAGATTCAGAGAACGGAGGGATAAAGGTCAACGAATCCACGTGCATCCACTGCGGGACTTGTAACTACAAGTGCCCCGTAGTCGAGTACACGTTTAAGCATCTCGAAATGCTTAAACCGCAACCACAAACACGCACTACGGCTTCTTGA